From the genome of Niallia sp. FSL W8-0635, one region includes:
- a CDS encoding copper resistance D family protein, producing MVLLTFETGKSWFFCFIVSIIFFFFLLHSDNEKKSHNFIGILLTFILICSMGWSSHASSISPIKGFFSDTVHFTAVSVWVGVILVVSWFSKGESNWLPFLSWFTPTAIFCLGLTIISGFLLMDLVVDYESYFNSWMIPYGQALLLKHLLIIPLLVYAMINGVLIRNKLKKDIKFKPRSWVKVESIVILLIFSATAALGQQSPPKETAITNETISKMTSLFFRGDVVPDIQVQISIHLNSIILLIFALLFLVLLVLSFINKRHVILSFCMCLLSVISLYISLMLSME from the coding sequence TTGGTTTTATTAACTTTTGAAACAGGGAAATCCTGGTTCTTTTGTTTTATTGTCTCTATTATATTCTTCTTCTTTTTGTTACATTCTGATAATGAAAAGAAGTCGCACAACTTTATAGGGATATTGCTTACCTTTATCTTAATATGTTCCATGGGTTGGTCAAGTCATGCTAGTTCAATAAGTCCGATTAAAGGATTTTTTAGTGATACTGTCCATTTTACAGCAGTCAGTGTTTGGGTTGGTGTAATTCTTGTAGTTAGTTGGTTTTCCAAAGGCGAATCTAATTGGCTTCCATTTTTAAGTTGGTTTACACCAACTGCTATCTTTTGTTTAGGTTTGACAATAATATCTGGTTTTTTATTAATGGACCTTGTTGTTGACTATGAAAGCTACTTTAATTCATGGATGATACCTTATGGGCAAGCATTATTATTGAAACATCTTTTGATTATTCCTTTACTTGTCTATGCAATGATCAATGGAGTTCTTATTAGAAACAAATTAAAAAAAGATATAAAATTTAAGCCGAGGTCATGGGTAAAGGTAGAAAGTATTGTTATATTGTTGATTTTTTCTGCAACAGCGGCATTAGGTCAACAATCACCGCCAAAAGAAACAGCTATTACAAATGAAACTATTTCCAAAATGACTTCACTCTTTTTTAGAGGAGATGTTGTACCTGATATACAGGTGCAAATAAGCATTCATTTAAACAGTATCATACTGTTAATATTTGCTTTACTTTTTTTGGTTTTATTAGTACTTTCCTTTATAAATAAAAGGCATGTGATTTTATCGTTCTGTATGTGTCTCCTGTCCGTTATTAGTTTGTATATTTCATTAATGCTTAGCATGGAATAA
- a CDS encoding flavin-containing monooxygenase — MLDTLVIGAGQAGISMGYYLKETGMNFLILDKGKEIGESWKSRYDSLILFTPRIYSSLPGFAMEGDKHGFPTKDEVASYLKQYVKKFELPIKFQTVVTSITKQEEEFVVCTNRDTYTTRNLVIATGPFQTPMIPSFSSDLSNEIYQVHSSQYKNPQQLKDGNVLVVGGGNSGAQIAVELSEEKETYLAHSNKLVFLPLIFKQKSIFWWFDKLGILSASKNSLLGGFIQKKGDPIFGFELRDAIKRNKVKLKERVMVINRDKVIFKDLSSLEVNNIIWATGFTNSLPWLNIDDLYNKDGKLIHQRGVTNIKGLYFIGLPWQHRRGSALLQGVGYDAEYIVAKIK; from the coding sequence ATGTTGGACACACTAGTTATTGGAGCGGGCCAGGCTGGTATTTCCATGGGTTATTATTTAAAAGAAACGGGTATGAATTTTCTTATTTTAGATAAAGGAAAAGAAATAGGGGAGAGTTGGAAGTCCAGATATGATTCCTTGATTTTATTTACTCCTAGAATATATAGTTCTCTACCTGGTTTTGCAATGGAAGGAGATAAGCATGGGTTCCCTACAAAAGATGAGGTAGCTTCTTATTTGAAACAATATGTTAAAAAGTTTGAACTACCTATTAAATTTCAAACAGTAGTAACAAGTATAACAAAACAAGAAGAGGAATTTGTAGTATGTACAAATAGAGATACGTACACGACACGTAATCTAGTTATTGCCACAGGTCCCTTTCAAACACCTATGATACCGTCATTCTCCAGTGATTTATCTAATGAGATTTATCAAGTGCATTCTTCTCAGTATAAAAATCCACAGCAGTTAAAGGATGGGAATGTCTTAGTTGTAGGCGGTGGAAATAGCGGTGCTCAAATAGCAGTTGAACTATCCGAAGAAAAAGAAACATACTTGGCACATAGTAATAAATTAGTATTCTTGCCATTAATTTTTAAACAAAAAAGCATTTTCTGGTGGTTTGATAAATTGGGAATTTTAAGTGCAAGTAAGAATTCTTTATTGGGAGGGTTCATCCAAAAAAAGGGTGATCCTATATTTGGATTCGAACTGAGAGATGCCATTAAACGAAATAAGGTGAAATTAAAAGAAAGAGTAATGGTTATAAATCGCGATAAAGTAATATTTAAAGATTTATCATCACTAGAAGTTAACAATATTATTTGGGCTACTGGTTTTACAAATTCATTACCTTGGCTGAACATAGATGATTTATACAATAAGGATGGAAAACTAATTCATCAACGAGGCGTTACCAATATTAAAGGTCTATATTTTATAGGTTTACCGTGGCAGCATAGACGTGGTTCTGCTTTACTTCAAGGAGTTGGATACGATGCAGAATATATAGTTGCAAAAATAAAATAG
- a CDS encoding copper resistance CopC family protein has product MKKFLFFVLCILMISPSIVSAHSGIVSSNPKEGEILTEEFNQINLYFNTTINEISTMKLLKDGTEISFIDIEVKSKKMIGTLTEPLDNGSYKIEWYIVGKDGHPIRGEINFLVQIEQKEGEKNTTQQITNEEEKSQVQNNNDGISENTDDKNILVTLMGLFLIFAIVVIWLIRKEL; this is encoded by the coding sequence GTGAAAAAATTTCTGTTTTTCGTTTTATGTATATTAATGATATCACCTTCAATTGTTAGTGCTCATTCAGGCATTGTATCATCTAATCCAAAAGAAGGAGAAATATTAACCGAGGAATTCAATCAAATTAACCTTTATTTTAATACAACTATAAACGAAATAAGCACAATGAAACTTTTGAAGGATGGAACCGAAATTTCGTTTATTGATATTGAAGTTAAAAGCAAAAAAATGATTGGAACCTTAACAGAACCTTTAGACAATGGCTCGTATAAGATTGAATGGTATATTGTCGGGAAAGATGGTCATCCAATAAGAGGTGAAATTAACTTTCTTGTACAAATAGAACAAAAAGAGGGAGAAAAAAATACAACTCAGCAAATCACTAATGAAGAGGAAAAAAGCCAAGTCCAAAATAATAATGATGGTATAAGTGAAAATACAGATGACAAAAACATCTTAGTAACATTAATGGGGCTATTTCTTATCTTTGCAATTGTGGTTATATGGTTAATAAGGAAAGAACTTTAA
- a CDS encoding PKD domain-containing protein yields MRNAKIFFLIPILFFLFLLFIQEHHAHASTGDEDIYNVSSTVKNNWNNLMGSKDFTMTSGRKIVYDVYSDKFVTNGYQVTTKNFGKGSQKYIRFSGWSVLFGHREHTSSNQDTYIVARKSSGDSGIGTVKIYKTVQGSLDATEDLEYNNQGAGIWNQCPSSATNRWNDDCNMKYQDVSFNAYLPLEELFNKKEKANWDLFIVKKVQNQIVYTPLILPFEFSNKAYEGGKLSLSSGTNTNTLEMNAEGVLRRKTPRESAPSVIDELGNNRYFTQGKTYTKVDFEESQTAVWYGVRSPHDSNKTKWANTAYFTFKGDQAKLSFQPNRPPIAKWEWDPSNNVYNDTTVKMINNSSDPDGDPLTYKWYRKPYGSADSNYVQISTAKTPSSFKIAKGKYTFKLVVSDGKEEAEAGHALYVNNRPPVAKWEWDPSNTIYNDTPIKMVNSSSDPDGDSLTYRWVRKPYGSADSNYVTVSTAKTPSSFTIGKGDYTFKLTVSDGEDESVVGHALYVINRPPIADFTWNPSTIYNDTSVSFSNKSSDVDGDSLTYKWETQKPNETTWSTFSTSKDPPYTLNKKGVWKVRLTVSDGEASHNVTKNITVQNRAPAADFSWSPSTIYNDTSVSFSNKSSDADGDSLTYKWETQKPDDTNWSTISTSKNPSYTLNKKGIWKVRLTVSDGEASNNVTKNIIVKNRAPNADFTWSPSTIYNDTSVSFSNKSSDADGDSLRYKWETQKPNETTWSSISTSKEPSYTLNKKGVWKVRLTVSDGEASHNVTKNVTVQNRTPVADFIWNPSTIYNDTSVSFTNKSTDADKDSLTFKWEAQKPNESTWSTISSSKDPSYTLNKKGVWKVRLTVSDGEASHNVTKNITVQNRIPVADFTWSPSTIYNDTSVSFTNKSTDADKDSLTFKWEAQKPNESTWSTISTSKDPSYTLNKKGVWKVRLTVSDGEASHNVIKNITVQNRIPVADFTWNPSTIYNDTSVSFTNKSTDADKDSLTYKWEAQKPNESTWSTISTSKDPSYTLNKKGVWKVRLTVSDGEASHNVTKNVTVKNRAPVADFTWNPTTIYNDTTVSFTNKSFDTDGDPLTNIWEYQEPNKTTWTKFSTEKNPKNIFTKVGDYKIKLTVTDDDGATGTKEKTLKITNRPPQVTLTYTPKDVYEGDTVNVCIKVIDLDKQPMTVKLFLEKDYGNKQTVLTKSNINSGEEVCYVFVPDVGNYDFTTEVDDGHDKTTVDISFYAKPLIIKGHVNHTADWKKKHEKLGNTLDKFFSGEKFLLEADTSPYETIYVKSTLSAVQMDNKNTTSPVDLNKVTNILYNGSLYEEKHQYYPTMLKVGEAKFEFEVKYKNGVIKKDTVKINIIDNAFNSSRYHRKF; encoded by the coding sequence ATGAGAAATGCAAAGATTTTTTTTCTGATTCCTATTTTATTTTTTTTATTTTTACTTTTTATTCAAGAGCATCATGCTCACGCAAGTACTGGTGATGAAGATATATATAATGTTTCATCAACGGTTAAGAATAATTGGAATAACCTAATGGGATCAAAAGATTTCACTATGACTAGTGGAAGAAAAATAGTTTACGATGTATATTCAGACAAGTTTGTTACAAATGGTTATCAAGTTACAACAAAAAATTTTGGGAAAGGTAGTCAAAAATATATTAGATTTTCGGGTTGGTCAGTATTATTTGGACATCGTGAACATACCTCTTCTAACCAAGATACGTATATAGTTGCTAGAAAATCATCTGGTGATAGTGGTATCGGCACAGTAAAAATTTATAAAACAGTTCAAGGAAGTTTAGATGCAACTGAGGATCTAGAATATAATAATCAAGGGGCTGGCATATGGAACCAATGTCCATCTAGTGCAACAAATAGATGGAACGATGATTGCAATATGAAATATCAAGATGTAAGTTTTAATGCTTATTTACCCTTAGAAGAGCTTTTCAATAAAAAAGAAAAAGCTAATTGGGATTTATTTATCGTTAAAAAAGTGCAAAATCAAATTGTGTATACGCCACTTATTCTTCCTTTCGAATTTAGTAATAAAGCATATGAGGGAGGAAAGTTATCGCTTTCAAGTGGTACCAATACTAATACCTTAGAAATGAATGCAGAAGGTGTATTACGAAGGAAAACGCCCAGAGAAAGTGCACCCTCTGTCATTGATGAATTAGGTAATAACAGATACTTCACTCAAGGGAAAACTTATACAAAAGTCGATTTTGAAGAATCACAAACAGCTGTTTGGTATGGAGTTAGAAGTCCACATGATAGTAATAAAACCAAATGGGCAAATACCGCATATTTTACTTTTAAAGGAGATCAAGCTAAATTATCATTTCAACCAAATAGACCTCCTATTGCAAAATGGGAATGGGATCCTTCCAATAACGTCTATAATGATACAACTGTCAAAATGATAAACAATTCGTCTGATCCCGATGGCGACCCTTTAACTTACAAATGGTACAGGAAACCATATGGATCAGCTGATAGTAATTATGTTCAAATATCAACTGCTAAAACGCCATCTAGCTTTAAGATTGCAAAAGGAAAGTATACCTTTAAATTAGTAGTTTCTGATGGAAAAGAAGAGGCAGAAGCTGGACATGCTTTATATGTAAATAACAGGCCTCCTGTTGCAAAATGGGAATGGGATCCTTCCAATACTATTTATAATGATACACCAATCAAGATGGTTAATAGTTCTTCAGATCCTGACGGAGATTCTTTAACATATCGCTGGGTAAGAAAACCATATGGCAGCGCAGATAGTAATTATGTGACTGTGTCTACTGCAAAAACGCCGTCAAGTTTCACTATAGGAAAGGGAGACTACACCTTTAAACTCACTGTTTCTGATGGAGAAGATGAAAGTGTTGTCGGTCATGCCTTATATGTTATTAATAGACCTCCAATAGCTGATTTCACTTGGAATCCTAGTACCATTTACAATGATACTTCTGTTTCTTTCAGTAATAAATCTTCAGATGTCGACGGTGACTCATTAACGTATAAGTGGGAAACTCAAAAGCCTAATGAGACTACCTGGAGTACATTTTCTACTTCTAAAGACCCTCCTTATACTTTGAATAAAAAGGGCGTTTGGAAAGTTCGTTTAACTGTCTCAGATGGAGAGGCCAGCCATAATGTAACTAAAAATATTACTGTACAGAATAGAGCACCAGCTGCCGATTTTTCTTGGAGTCCTAGTACCATTTACAATGATACTTCTGTTTCCTTCAGTAATAAATCTTCAGATGCTGACGGTGACTCTCTAACGTATAAGTGGGAAACTCAAAAGCCTGATGACACTAATTGGAGTACGATTTCGACTTCTAAAAATCCCTCTTATACCCTAAATAAAAAGGGGATTTGGAAAGTTCGTCTAACTGTTTCCGATGGGGAAGCAAGCAATAATGTGACTAAAAATATTATTGTAAAAAACAGAGCGCCGAATGCTGATTTCACCTGGAGTCCTAGTACCATTTACAATGATACTTCTGTTTCCTTCAGTAATAAATCTTCAGATGCTGACGGTGACTCTCTAAGGTATAAGTGGGAAACTCAGAAACCTAATGAGACTACTTGGAGTAGCATTTCCACTTCAAAAGAACCTTCTTATACTCTAAATAAAAAGGGCGTTTGGAAAGTTCGTTTAACTGTCTCAGATGGGGAAGCTAGTCACAACGTAACTAAAAATGTTACTGTGCAGAATAGAACTCCGGTTGCTGACTTTATATGGAATCCTAGTACCATCTATAATGATACGTCCGTTTCTTTTACTAATAAATCTACGGATGCTGATAAAGATTCTCTAACGTTTAAATGGGAAGCTCAGAAGCCAAATGAGTCTACTTGGAGTACCATCTCTTCTTCTAAGGACCCTTCTTACACTTTAAATAAGAAAGGGGTTTGGAAAGTCCGATTAACGGTTTCAGACGGAGAAGCTAGTCATAATGTGACTAAAAACATTACCGTTCAAAACAGGATACCTGTAGCAGATTTCACTTGGAGTCCTAGTACTATCTATAATGATACGTCCGTTTCTTTTACTAATAAATCTACGGATGCTGATAAAGATTCTCTAACGTTTAAATGGGAAGCTCAGAAGCCAAATGAATCTACCTGGAGTACTATTTCTACTTCTAAGGACCCTTCTTACACTTTAAATAAGAAAGGGGTTTGGAAAGTCCGATTAACAGTTTCAGACGGAGAAGCTAGTCATAATGTGATTAAAAACATTACTGTTCAAAACAGGATACCTGTAGCAGATTTCACTTGGAATCCTAGTACCATCTATAATGATACGTCCGTTTCTTTTACTAATAAGTCTACCGATGCTGATAAAGATTCTTTAACGTATAAGTGGGAAGCTCAGAAGCCAAATGAATCTACCTGGAGTACTATTTCTACTTCTAAGGACCCTTCTTACACTTTAAATAAGAAAGGGGTTTGGAAAGTCCGATTAACGGTTTCAGACGGAGAAGCTAGTCACAACGTGACTAAAAATGTTACTGTTAAAAATCGAGCTCCTGTTGCGGATTTTACTTGGAACCCAACAACCATTTATAATGATACCACTGTCTCTTTCACTAACAAGTCATTTGATACAGACGGTGATCCATTAACAAATATATGGGAATATCAGGAACCAAATAAAACGACTTGGACCAAATTCTCGACTGAAAAAAATCCTAAAAATATTTTCACTAAGGTGGGAGATTATAAAATAAAATTAACTGTTACAGATGATGATGGAGCTACAGGTACAAAAGAGAAAACTCTAAAGATTACCAATAGACCACCACAAGTTACTCTTACATATACACCAAAGGATGTATATGAAGGTGATACCGTAAATGTTTGTATAAAAGTAATTGATTTAGATAAACAACCAATGACAGTTAAATTATTTTTAGAAAAGGATTATGGGAATAAACAAACCGTTTTAACAAAATCAAATATTAACTCTGGTGAAGAGGTTTGTTATGTTTTTGTTCCAGACGTAGGGAATTATGATTTTACTACCGAAGTGGATGATGGCCATGATAAAACGACTGTAGATATATCCTTTTATGCTAAACCACTAATCATAAAAGGACATGTAAATCATACAGCCGATTGGAAGAAAAAGCATGAGAAACTTGGAAATACACTAGATAAATTTTTTAGTGGTGAAAAGTTTTTACTTGAAGCAGATACTTCACCTTATGAAACTATTTATGTAAAGAGTACTTTATCCGCGGTTCAAATGGATAACAAAAATACTACCTCTCCTGTTGATTTAAATAAAGTAACTAATATATTGTATAATGGTTCGCTTTATGAAGAAAAACATCAGTACTATCCAACTATGTTGAAAGTAGGAGAAGCTAAATTTGAATTTGAAGTAAAGTATAAGAATGGAGTAATTAAAAAGGATACCGTTAAAATAAATATAATTGATAACGCATTTAACTCATCTAGATATCATCGCAAATTTTAA
- a CDS encoding copper resistance CopC family protein yields MKKVISLLLVGLFFLNANNAFAHTGLKSSSPENGETVKEEFNQLTLTFETKIEQGSTFTLVNSAGKEISVQNIELSDDQMTGRLSSPLENDNYDVTWQIIGVDGHVIEGEYSFIVDSPVTEEENTGVTEEKATDESVTEESTQDESQEEVDHSSMTPEEHAAYEKRNSDPSTVLIPAIIILVGIILLIIAAAFIIKRKK; encoded by the coding sequence ATGAAGAAAGTCATTTCTTTACTTTTAGTAGGATTGTTTTTTCTAAATGCAAATAATGCTTTTGCACATACAGGTTTAAAAAGTTCTTCACCAGAAAATGGGGAGACAGTAAAGGAAGAATTTAATCAATTAACACTCACATTTGAGACGAAAATTGAACAGGGAAGTACATTTACTCTTGTGAATTCAGCCGGAAAGGAAATTTCCGTTCAAAATATTGAGTTATCAGATGACCAAATGACTGGAAGGTTGTCTTCACCTTTGGAGAATGATAACTATGATGTAACATGGCAAATTATTGGAGTAGACGGGCATGTTATAGAAGGGGAATATTCATTTATAGTTGATTCGCCTGTTACAGAAGAAGAAAATACTGGTGTAACGGAGGAAAAAGCAACAGATGAATCTGTAACGGAGGAATCCACACAAGACGAATCACAGGAAGAAGTGGATCATTCCTCCATGACTCCTGAGGAACATGCTGCTTATGAAAAGAGAAATTCAGACCCTTCCACTGTTTTAATTCCTGCAATAATAATCTTAGTAGGAATTATCCTTCTTATCATAGCTGCGGCCTTCATTATAAAAAGGAAGAAATAA
- a CDS encoding cation diffusion facilitator family transporter — MGHDHSHSHNHTGGSNKKVLFISFIIITSYMVIEAIGGVVTNSLALLSDAGHMLSDSISLLIALIAFKLGERAASHSKTFGYKRFEIIAAVINGVTLILISLYIFYEAINRFANPPEVATTGMLYISIIGLLVNILVAWIMMRNGDTENNLNMRGAFLHVISDMLGSVGAIIAALLIMFFGWGWADPLASVLVAALILRSGYYVTKDAIHVLMEGTPSNVDVEDIITTVSKTPGIHSIHDLHIWSITSGLNAMSCHAVVDKQLTIAEGENILRKIEHALEHKGITHVTIQMETLAHNHENSILCEAKGEPAHDHHHH, encoded by the coding sequence ATGGGGCATGATCATAGTCATAGTCATAATCATACAGGTGGATCAAACAAAAAGGTGCTTTTCATTTCTTTTATTATTATTACGAGTTACATGGTAATTGAAGCAATAGGAGGAGTTGTTACAAATAGTCTTGCGCTTCTATCCGATGCAGGACATATGTTAAGTGATTCCATTTCATTGTTGATTGCACTCATAGCATTTAAATTAGGGGAGCGAGCAGCTAGTCATAGTAAAACCTTTGGGTATAAACGTTTTGAAATAATAGCAGCTGTTATAAATGGAGTTACTCTAATACTTATTTCTCTTTATATCTTTTATGAGGCAATTAACCGTTTTGCCAATCCACCAGAGGTAGCAACAACAGGTATGCTTTATATTAGTATTATTGGTTTACTTGTTAACATATTGGTAGCTTGGATTATGATGCGAAATGGAGATACAGAAAACAATTTAAATATGCGTGGTGCCTTTTTACATGTTATTAGTGATATGCTTGGTTCAGTTGGTGCCATAATAGCTGCATTGCTTATCATGTTTTTTGGATGGGGTTGGGCAGATCCATTGGCAAGTGTATTAGTAGCTGCTCTTATTTTAAGAAGTGGTTACTATGTAACCAAAGATGCTATTCACGTTCTTATGGAAGGAACTCCTTCAAATGTAGACGTAGAGGACATTATTACCACAGTTAGTAAAACACCAGGAATACACTCTATTCACGACCTACACATATGGTCCATCACAAGTGGTTTGAATGCAATGTCTTGCCATGCTGTCGTTGATAAGCAATTAACTATCGCCGAAGGTGAAAATATTCTTCGGAAAATAGAACATGCACTTGAACACAAGGGGATTACTCATGTAACCATCCAAATGGAAACTTTAGCACATAACCATGAAAATTCAATCCTTTGTGAAGCAAAAGGTGAACCAGCCCATGATCATCATCATCATTAA
- a CDS encoding ArsR/SmtB family transcription factor: MRKEVLSLLSDENIKGVSQLCKVLTNPTRIKILSLIYKKDLTVNQISDRLKMSNSMVSNQINYLKNINYIECKKGTENFYRHDDEKLIVTINRLLEQSC; this comes from the coding sequence ATGAGGAAAGAAGTTCTCTCTTTGTTATCGGATGAGAATATAAAAGGAGTTTCTCAACTATGCAAGGTGTTAACCAATCCAACAAGAATAAAAATCTTATCTTTAATTTACAAAAAGGACTTAACGGTTAACCAAATTTCCGATCGACTTAAAATGTCTAACTCAATGGTTTCTAACCAGATAAACTACTTGAAAAATATAAATTATATCGAGTGCAAAAAAGGTACAGAGAACTTTTATAGGCATGACGATGAGAAATTAATTGTTACCATTAATCGACTTTTAGAGCAATCTTGTTAA
- a CDS encoding IS1182 family transposase yields the protein MFKDYTMNQIVLPLDLEVKLQNNDIAFHVHHLVESIPQEAFEPFLRNEGCPAYHPRMMLKIILCAYTQSVFSGRKMEALLKDSIRMMWLAQGYEPSYRTINRFRVQPEVKDLIRQCFIQFRCQLIEEKLIDQEAIFIDGTKIEANANKFTFVWKKAIEKFHQSLIDKSNQLYNELLENEIIPQIERESDEQLSFGELTQMVQKVDEVVTEYDKQIEESSDVTERKALRSERKYPKQVRKQLIDFVLRKRKYQQDFTIFGPRNSYSKTDLDATFMRMKDDYMKNGQLKAGYNVQIATEGQYALAYSLFPNPTDTRTLIPFLDEIEQHYFELPKHIVADAGYGSEQNFSDILSNRNREALITYNMFLKEQKKKYKQNTFNPDNWVYDQETDTYTCPNQKRLEFQYHSVRTDATGFQRSFKIYECEDCSGCPFRSSCTKAKEGNNRKLMVNKKWEQQKEYVRAKLSEEKTSAIYRKRKTDVEPVFGFLKANLRFTRFSVRGKSKVENEMGLALMAVNLRKFTAIN from the coding sequence ATGTTTAAAGATTATACCATGAATCAAATCGTTTTACCTTTAGATTTAGAAGTAAAATTACAAAATAATGATATTGCCTTCCATGTCCATCATTTAGTGGAAAGTATCCCTCAAGAAGCGTTTGAACCATTTCTTCGAAATGAAGGTTGTCCTGCCTATCATCCACGCATGATGCTTAAAATTATTCTATGTGCCTACACTCAATCTGTCTTTTCAGGGCGTAAAATGGAGGCCCTATTAAAAGACAGTATCCGTATGATGTGGTTAGCTCAAGGGTATGAACCAAGCTATCGTACAATTAACCGATTTCGCGTTCAACCAGAAGTAAAAGATTTAATTCGTCAATGTTTCATCCAATTTCGCTGCCAATTGATCGAAGAAAAACTGATCGATCAAGAAGCGATATTTATCGATGGTACAAAGATTGAAGCGAATGCGAATAAATTTACGTTTGTCTGGAAGAAAGCGATTGAGAAATTTCATCAGAGTTTAATTGATAAGTCAAACCAGTTGTACAATGAGTTGCTTGAGAACGAAATCATACCCCAAATTGAACGGGAAAGTGATGAACAGCTATCATTTGGAGAGCTCACTCAAATGGTTCAAAAAGTAGACGAAGTAGTGACCGAATATGATAAACAAATTGAAGAATCTTCAGACGTTACTGAACGAAAAGCCTTACGAAGTGAACGAAAATACCCGAAACAAGTGCGTAAACAGTTGATTGATTTTGTCTTGAGAAAACGGAAGTACCAACAGGATTTTACAATCTTTGGACCACGTAATAGCTATTCTAAAACAGATCTAGATGCGACATTTATGCGAATGAAAGATGATTATATGAAAAACGGGCAATTGAAAGCTGGTTACAATGTACAAATCGCAACGGAAGGTCAATATGCGCTTGCTTATAGTTTATTTCCAAACCCAACAGATACACGTACGTTAATTCCATTTTTAGATGAGATAGAGCAACATTATTTCGAGTTACCGAAACATATTGTTGCAGATGCAGGTTATGGTAGTGAACAAAACTTTAGTGATATTCTCTCAAACAGAAACCGAGAAGCACTGATAACATATAACATGTTTTTGAAGGAACAAAAGAAAAAGTACAAACAAAATACATTTAATCCTGATAACTGGGTATATGATCAAGAAACCGATACATATACGTGCCCTAATCAGAAACGTTTAGAATTTCAATATCATTCTGTCCGAACCGACGCTACAGGTTTCCAAAGGAGTTTCAAAATCTACGAGTGCGAAGACTGTTCAGGATGCCCATTCCGTTCATCATGTACCAAGGCAAAAGAAGGAAACAATCGAAAACTAATGGTGAACAAAAAATGGGAACAGCAAAAAGAATATGTGAGAGCGAAGCTTTCAGAAGAGAAAACGAGTGCCATCTATCGAAAACGCAAAACCGATGTGGAACCAGTTTTTGGATTCTTGAAGGCTAATTTGCGTTTCACTCGATTTTCTGTACGAGGAAAATCGAAGGTGGAAAACGAAATGGGCCTCGCATTAATGGCAGTGAATTTAAGAAAATTCACTGCCATTAACTAA